In one Neorhizobium sp. NCHU2750 genomic region, the following are encoded:
- a CDS encoding conjugal transfer protein TrbD: MPNHLSGLARNRIHRALSRPNLLLGADRELVLLTGLIAVILIFVVLTPYSAVLGAVVWIAIVGALRMMAKADPVMRRVYLRHISYKPYYRATSSPWRTF; encoded by the coding sequence ATGCCTAATCATCTTTCCGGCCTCGCCCGAAATCGCATTCACCGCGCGTTGTCACGCCCGAACCTACTGCTTGGCGCGGACCGGGAGCTTGTTCTGCTTACGGGCCTCATCGCGGTGATCCTGATCTTCGTGGTCCTGACCCCATATTCGGCCGTTCTCGGCGCCGTCGTCTGGATTGCCATTGTTGGCGCACTTCGCATGATGGCCAAGGCCGATCCTGTGATGCGAAGAGTCTATCTGCGCCACATTTCCTATAAACCGTATTACCGGGCAACATCGTCACCATGGCGAACTTTCTGA
- a CDS encoding TrbC/VirB2 family protein: MLVSAAPVLASSGGSLPWEGPLEQIQESITGPVAGYIALAAVAIAGGMLIFGGELNDFARRLIYVVLVAGILLGATTVVGLFGATGASVGVPEDLAPASYLATKDAGDA, encoded by the coding sequence ATGCTCGTCTCGGCGGCACCAGTACTGGCAAGTTCCGGTGGCAGCCTGCCCTGGGAGGGGCCACTCGAACAGATCCAGGAATCCATTACCGGACCCGTCGCCGGATACATCGCGCTGGCGGCTGTCGCCATTGCAGGTGGGATGCTGATTTTTGGCGGCGAGCTGAATGATTTCGCGCGGCGGCTCATTTATGTCGTGCTTGTTGCCGGCATACTGCTCGGTGCCACAACCGTTGTCGGGCTTTTCGGAGCAACGGGCGCATCGGTCGGCGTGCCGGAAGACCTTGCGCCCGCTTCATACCTCGCAACAAAGGACGCCGGCGATGCCTAA